In Macaca nemestrina isolate mMacNem1 chromosome 11, mMacNem.hap1, whole genome shotgun sequence, a single window of DNA contains:
- the LOC112426964 gene encoding small integral membrane protein 26-like — MSRLHSGPARIEALASVPKYQNQFTARYQRMLVVYGIGTWSLVGSVLCFGWKMAKPSGIEVQQKDGSTSGVPSELSEPPKGFYVETIVTYKEDFVPITEKILNNWKSWTGGLGAEP; from the coding sequence ATGAGCCGCCTCCACAGTGGGCCTGCGAGAATCGAGGCCCTCGCCAGCGTACCCAAGTATCAAAACCAGTTCACGGCCCGGTACCAGCGAATGTTGGTGGTCTATGGGATCGGCACCTGGTCTCTGGTGGGCTCAGTGCTTTGCTTTGGCTGGAAAATGGCAAAGCCATCAGGTATTGAAGTACAGCAAAAGGATGGCTCAACAAGTGGAGTACCCAGTGAACTATCTGAACCCCCAAAAGGGTTTTATGTGGAAACAATTGTTACATATAAAGAAGATTTTGTTCCAATTACTGAAAAGATCCTCAACAACTGGAAATCATGGACTGGAGGCCTTGGTGCAGAACCATGA